A genome region from Pseudorca crassidens isolate mPseCra1 chromosome 20, mPseCra1.hap1, whole genome shotgun sequence includes the following:
- the ERCC2 gene encoding general transcription and DNA repair factor IIH helicase subunit XPD isoform X3: MKLNVDGLLVYFPYDYIYPEQFSYMLELKRTLDAKGHGVLEMPSGTGKTVSLLALIMAYQRAYPLEVTKLIYCSRTVPEIEKVIEELRKLLNFYEKQEGEKLSFLGLALSSRKNLCIHPEVTPLRFGKDVDGKCHSLTASYIRAQYQRDPSLPHCRFYEEFDVHGRQVPLPAGIYNLDDLKAMGRRQGWCPYFLARYSILHANVVVYSYHYLLDPKIADLVSKELARKAVVVFDEAHNIDNVCIDSMSVNLTRRTLDRCQGNLETLQKTVLRIKETDEQRLRDEYRRLVEGLREASTARETDAHLANPVLPDEVLKEAVPGSIRTAEHFLGFLRRLLEYIKWRLRVQHVAQESPPAFLSGLAQRVCIQRKPLRFCAERLRSLLHTLEIADLADFSPLTLLANFATLVSTYAKGFTIIIEPFDDRTPTIANPILHFSCMDASLAIKPVFERFQSVIITSGTLSPLDIYPKILDFHPVTMATFTMTLARVCLCPMIIGRGNDQVAISSKFETREDIAVIRNYGNLLLEMSAVVPDGIVAFFTSYQYMESTVASWYEQCQI; the protein is encoded by the exons ATGAA GCTCAACGTGGACGGGCTGCTGGTCTACTTCCCATACGACTACATCTACCCGGAGCAGTTCTCCTACATGCTGGAGCTGAAACGCACGCTGGATGCTAAG GGTCATGGAGTCCTGGAGATGCCCTCAGGCACTGGGAAGACAGTGTCCCTGTTGGCCCTGATCATGGCGTACCAGCGG GCATATCCACTGGAGGTGACTAAACTCATCTACTGTTCGAGGACTGTGCCTGAGATTGAGAAG GTGATTGAAGAACTTCGAAAGTTACTCAACTTCTATGAGAAACAGGAGGGCGAGAAGCTGTCGTTTTTGGGGCTGGCTCTGAGCTCCCGAAAGAACCTGTGTATTCATCCCGAG GTGACGCCCCTGCGCTTTGGGAAGGACGTCGACGGAAAATGCCACAGCCTCACGGCCTCCTACATAAGGGCACAGTACCAGCGGGACCCCAGCCTGCCCCACTGCCGCTTCTACGAG GAATTTGATGTCCATGGGCGCCAGGTGCCCCTCCCTGCTGGCATCTACAACCTGGACGACCTGAAGGCCATGGGGCGGCGCCAGGGCTGGTGCCCATACTTCCTTGCCCGATACTCA ATCCTGCACGCCAACGTGGTGGTCTACAGCTACCACTACCTCCTGGACCCCAAGATTGCCGACCTGGTGTCCAAGGAGCTGGCCCGCAAGGCCGTCGTCGTCTTCGACGAGGCCCACAACATTG ACAATGTCTGCATCGACTCCATGAGTGTCAACCTCACCCGCCGGACCCTGGATCGGTGCCAGGGCAACCTGGAGACCCTGCAGAAGACGGTGCTCAG GATCAAGGAGACGGACGAGCAGCGTCTGCGGGACGAGTACCGGCGCCTGGTGGAGGGGCTGCGGGAGGCCAGCACCGCCCGGGAGACCGACGCCCACCTGGCCAACCCCGTGCTGCCCGACGAGGTGCTGAAGG AGGCGGTGCCGGGCTCCATCCGCACGGCCGAGCACTTCTTGGGCTTCCTGCGGCGGCTGCTGGAGTACATCAAGTGGCGGCTGCGCGTGCAGCACGTGGCGCAGGAGAGCCCGCCCGCCTTCCTGAGTGGCCTGGCCCAGCGCGTGTGCATCCAGCGCAAGCCCCTCAG GTTCTGCGCCGAGCGCCTCCGCTCGCTCCTGCACACCTTGGAGATCGCGGATCTCGCCGACTTCTCCCCTCTCACCCTCCTGGCTAACTTCGCCACGCTCGTCAGCACCTACGCCAAGG GTTTCACCATCATCATTGAGCCCTTTGACGACAGGACCCCAACCATCGCCAACCCCATCCTGCACTTCAG CTGCATGGACGCCTCGCTGGCCATCAAACCTGTGTTTGAGCGCTTCCAGTCCGTCATCATCACATCTGGG ACGCTGTCCCCGCTGGACATCTACCCCAAGATCCTGGACTTCCACCCCGTCACCATGGCAACCTTCACCATGACATTGGCTCGGGTCTGCCTCTGCCCCATG ATCATTGGCCGTGGCAATGACCAGGTGGCCATCAGCTCCAAGTTTGAGACCCGGGAAGATATCG CGGTGATCCGGAACTACGGAAACCTCCTGCTGGAGATGTCCGCTGTGGTGCCCGATGGCATCGTGGCCTTCTTTACCAGCTACCAGTACATGGAGAGCACCGTGGCCTCCTGGTACGAGCAG TGTCAAATATGA
- the ERCC2 gene encoding general transcription and DNA repair factor IIH helicase subunit XPD isoform X1, which translates to MKLNVDGLLVYFPYDYIYPEQFSYMLELKRTLDAKGHGVLEMPSGTGKTVSLLALIMAYQRAYPLEVTKLIYCSRTVPEIEKVIEELRKLLNFYEKQEGEKLSFLGLALSSRKNLCIHPEVTPLRFGKDVDGKCHSLTASYIRAQYQRDPSLPHCRFYEEFDVHGRQVPLPAGIYNLDDLKAMGRRQGWCPYFLARYSILHANVVVYSYHYLLDPKIADLVSKELARKAVVVFDEAHNIDNVCIDSMSVNLTRRTLDRCQGNLETLQKTVLRIKETDEQRLRDEYRRLVEGLREASTARETDAHLANPVLPDEVLKEAVPGSIRTAEHFLGFLRRLLEYIKWRLRVQHVAQESPPAFLSGLAQRVCIQRKPLRFCAERLRSLLHTLEIADLADFSPLTLLANFATLVSTYAKGFTIIIEPFDDRTPTIANPILHFSCMDASLAIKPVFERFQSVIITSGTLSPLDIYPKILDFHPVTMATFTMTLARVCLCPMIIGRGNDQVAISSKFETREDIAVIRNYGNLLLEMSAVVPDGIVAFFTSYQYMESTVASWYEQGILENIQRNKLLFIETQDGAETSVALEKYQEACENGRGAILLSVARGKVSEGIDFVHHYGRAVIMFGVPYVYTQSRILKARLEYLRDQFQIRENDFLTFDAMRHAAQCVGRAIRGKTDYGLMVFADKRFARADKRGKLPRWIQEHLTDANLNLTVDEGVQVAKYFLRQMAQPFHREDQLGLSLLSLEQLESEETLRRIEQIAQQL; encoded by the exons ATGAA GCTCAACGTGGACGGGCTGCTGGTCTACTTCCCATACGACTACATCTACCCGGAGCAGTTCTCCTACATGCTGGAGCTGAAACGCACGCTGGATGCTAAG GGTCATGGAGTCCTGGAGATGCCCTCAGGCACTGGGAAGACAGTGTCCCTGTTGGCCCTGATCATGGCGTACCAGCGG GCATATCCACTGGAGGTGACTAAACTCATCTACTGTTCGAGGACTGTGCCTGAGATTGAGAAG GTGATTGAAGAACTTCGAAAGTTACTCAACTTCTATGAGAAACAGGAGGGCGAGAAGCTGTCGTTTTTGGGGCTGGCTCTGAGCTCCCGAAAGAACCTGTGTATTCATCCCGAG GTGACGCCCCTGCGCTTTGGGAAGGACGTCGACGGAAAATGCCACAGCCTCACGGCCTCCTACATAAGGGCACAGTACCAGCGGGACCCCAGCCTGCCCCACTGCCGCTTCTACGAG GAATTTGATGTCCATGGGCGCCAGGTGCCCCTCCCTGCTGGCATCTACAACCTGGACGACCTGAAGGCCATGGGGCGGCGCCAGGGCTGGTGCCCATACTTCCTTGCCCGATACTCA ATCCTGCACGCCAACGTGGTGGTCTACAGCTACCACTACCTCCTGGACCCCAAGATTGCCGACCTGGTGTCCAAGGAGCTGGCCCGCAAGGCCGTCGTCGTCTTCGACGAGGCCCACAACATTG ACAATGTCTGCATCGACTCCATGAGTGTCAACCTCACCCGCCGGACCCTGGATCGGTGCCAGGGCAACCTGGAGACCCTGCAGAAGACGGTGCTCAG GATCAAGGAGACGGACGAGCAGCGTCTGCGGGACGAGTACCGGCGCCTGGTGGAGGGGCTGCGGGAGGCCAGCACCGCCCGGGAGACCGACGCCCACCTGGCCAACCCCGTGCTGCCCGACGAGGTGCTGAAGG AGGCGGTGCCGGGCTCCATCCGCACGGCCGAGCACTTCTTGGGCTTCCTGCGGCGGCTGCTGGAGTACATCAAGTGGCGGCTGCGCGTGCAGCACGTGGCGCAGGAGAGCCCGCCCGCCTTCCTGAGTGGCCTGGCCCAGCGCGTGTGCATCCAGCGCAAGCCCCTCAG GTTCTGCGCCGAGCGCCTCCGCTCGCTCCTGCACACCTTGGAGATCGCGGATCTCGCCGACTTCTCCCCTCTCACCCTCCTGGCTAACTTCGCCACGCTCGTCAGCACCTACGCCAAGG GTTTCACCATCATCATTGAGCCCTTTGACGACAGGACCCCAACCATCGCCAACCCCATCCTGCACTTCAG CTGCATGGACGCCTCGCTGGCCATCAAACCTGTGTTTGAGCGCTTCCAGTCCGTCATCATCACATCTGGG ACGCTGTCCCCGCTGGACATCTACCCCAAGATCCTGGACTTCCACCCCGTCACCATGGCAACCTTCACCATGACATTGGCTCGGGTCTGCCTCTGCCCCATG ATCATTGGCCGTGGCAATGACCAGGTGGCCATCAGCTCCAAGTTTGAGACCCGGGAAGATATCG CGGTGATCCGGAACTACGGAAACCTCCTGCTGGAGATGTCCGCTGTGGTGCCCGATGGCATCGTGGCCTTCTTTACCAGCTACCAGTACATGGAGAGCACCGTGGCCTCCTGGTACGAGCAG GGCATCCTCGAGAACATCCAAAGGAACAAGCTGCTCTTTATTGAGACCCAAGATGGGGCTGAGACCAGTGTTGCCCTGGAGAAGTACCAGGAG gcctgcgAGAACGGCCGTGGGGCCATCCTGCTCTCGGTGGCCCGAGGCAAAGTGTCTGAGGGAATTGACTTTG TGCACCACTACGGCCGGGCCGTCATCATGTTCGGGGTGCCCTACGTCTACACCCAGAGCCGCATTCTCAAG GCGCGGCTGGAATACCTTCGGGACCAGTTCCAGATTCGAGAGAATGACTTTCTGACCTTCGATGCCATGCGCCACGCGGCCCAGTGCGTGGGTCGGGCCATCAGGGGCAAGACTGACTACGGCCTCATGGTCTTTGCCGACAAG CGCTTTGCCCGGGCCGACAAGCGGGGCAAACTGCCCCGCTGGATCCAGGAGCACCTCACCGACGCCAACCTCAACCTGACCGTTGACGAGGGAGTCCAGGTCGCCAAGTACTTCCTGAGGCAGATGGCACAGCCATTCCACCGG gaGGATCAGCTGGGCCTGTCCCTGCTCAGCCTGGAGCAGCTGGAGTCGGAGGAGACGCTGCGGAGGATAGAGCAGATCGCTCAGCAGCTGtag
- the ERCC2 gene encoding general transcription and DNA repair factor IIH helicase subunit XPD isoform X2 — MLELKRTLDAKGHGVLEMPSGTGKTVSLLALIMAYQRAYPLEVTKLIYCSRTVPEIEKVIEELRKLLNFYEKQEGEKLSFLGLALSSRKNLCIHPEVTPLRFGKDVDGKCHSLTASYIRAQYQRDPSLPHCRFYEEFDVHGRQVPLPAGIYNLDDLKAMGRRQGWCPYFLARYSILHANVVVYSYHYLLDPKIADLVSKELARKAVVVFDEAHNIDNVCIDSMSVNLTRRTLDRCQGNLETLQKTVLRIKETDEQRLRDEYRRLVEGLREASTARETDAHLANPVLPDEVLKEAVPGSIRTAEHFLGFLRRLLEYIKWRLRVQHVAQESPPAFLSGLAQRVCIQRKPLRFCAERLRSLLHTLEIADLADFSPLTLLANFATLVSTYAKGFTIIIEPFDDRTPTIANPILHFSCMDASLAIKPVFERFQSVIITSGTLSPLDIYPKILDFHPVTMATFTMTLARVCLCPMIIGRGNDQVAISSKFETREDIAVIRNYGNLLLEMSAVVPDGIVAFFTSYQYMESTVASWYEQGILENIQRNKLLFIETQDGAETSVALEKYQEACENGRGAILLSVARGKVSEGIDFVHHYGRAVIMFGVPYVYTQSRILKARLEYLRDQFQIRENDFLTFDAMRHAAQCVGRAIRGKTDYGLMVFADKRFARADKRGKLPRWIQEHLTDANLNLTVDEGVQVAKYFLRQMAQPFHREDQLGLSLLSLEQLESEETLRRIEQIAQQL, encoded by the exons ATGCTGGAGCTGAAACGCACGCTGGATGCTAAG GGTCATGGAGTCCTGGAGATGCCCTCAGGCACTGGGAAGACAGTGTCCCTGTTGGCCCTGATCATGGCGTACCAGCGG GCATATCCACTGGAGGTGACTAAACTCATCTACTGTTCGAGGACTGTGCCTGAGATTGAGAAG GTGATTGAAGAACTTCGAAAGTTACTCAACTTCTATGAGAAACAGGAGGGCGAGAAGCTGTCGTTTTTGGGGCTGGCTCTGAGCTCCCGAAAGAACCTGTGTATTCATCCCGAG GTGACGCCCCTGCGCTTTGGGAAGGACGTCGACGGAAAATGCCACAGCCTCACGGCCTCCTACATAAGGGCACAGTACCAGCGGGACCCCAGCCTGCCCCACTGCCGCTTCTACGAG GAATTTGATGTCCATGGGCGCCAGGTGCCCCTCCCTGCTGGCATCTACAACCTGGACGACCTGAAGGCCATGGGGCGGCGCCAGGGCTGGTGCCCATACTTCCTTGCCCGATACTCA ATCCTGCACGCCAACGTGGTGGTCTACAGCTACCACTACCTCCTGGACCCCAAGATTGCCGACCTGGTGTCCAAGGAGCTGGCCCGCAAGGCCGTCGTCGTCTTCGACGAGGCCCACAACATTG ACAATGTCTGCATCGACTCCATGAGTGTCAACCTCACCCGCCGGACCCTGGATCGGTGCCAGGGCAACCTGGAGACCCTGCAGAAGACGGTGCTCAG GATCAAGGAGACGGACGAGCAGCGTCTGCGGGACGAGTACCGGCGCCTGGTGGAGGGGCTGCGGGAGGCCAGCACCGCCCGGGAGACCGACGCCCACCTGGCCAACCCCGTGCTGCCCGACGAGGTGCTGAAGG AGGCGGTGCCGGGCTCCATCCGCACGGCCGAGCACTTCTTGGGCTTCCTGCGGCGGCTGCTGGAGTACATCAAGTGGCGGCTGCGCGTGCAGCACGTGGCGCAGGAGAGCCCGCCCGCCTTCCTGAGTGGCCTGGCCCAGCGCGTGTGCATCCAGCGCAAGCCCCTCAG GTTCTGCGCCGAGCGCCTCCGCTCGCTCCTGCACACCTTGGAGATCGCGGATCTCGCCGACTTCTCCCCTCTCACCCTCCTGGCTAACTTCGCCACGCTCGTCAGCACCTACGCCAAGG GTTTCACCATCATCATTGAGCCCTTTGACGACAGGACCCCAACCATCGCCAACCCCATCCTGCACTTCAG CTGCATGGACGCCTCGCTGGCCATCAAACCTGTGTTTGAGCGCTTCCAGTCCGTCATCATCACATCTGGG ACGCTGTCCCCGCTGGACATCTACCCCAAGATCCTGGACTTCCACCCCGTCACCATGGCAACCTTCACCATGACATTGGCTCGGGTCTGCCTCTGCCCCATG ATCATTGGCCGTGGCAATGACCAGGTGGCCATCAGCTCCAAGTTTGAGACCCGGGAAGATATCG CGGTGATCCGGAACTACGGAAACCTCCTGCTGGAGATGTCCGCTGTGGTGCCCGATGGCATCGTGGCCTTCTTTACCAGCTACCAGTACATGGAGAGCACCGTGGCCTCCTGGTACGAGCAG GGCATCCTCGAGAACATCCAAAGGAACAAGCTGCTCTTTATTGAGACCCAAGATGGGGCTGAGACCAGTGTTGCCCTGGAGAAGTACCAGGAG gcctgcgAGAACGGCCGTGGGGCCATCCTGCTCTCGGTGGCCCGAGGCAAAGTGTCTGAGGGAATTGACTTTG TGCACCACTACGGCCGGGCCGTCATCATGTTCGGGGTGCCCTACGTCTACACCCAGAGCCGCATTCTCAAG GCGCGGCTGGAATACCTTCGGGACCAGTTCCAGATTCGAGAGAATGACTTTCTGACCTTCGATGCCATGCGCCACGCGGCCCAGTGCGTGGGTCGGGCCATCAGGGGCAAGACTGACTACGGCCTCATGGTCTTTGCCGACAAG CGCTTTGCCCGGGCCGACAAGCGGGGCAAACTGCCCCGCTGGATCCAGGAGCACCTCACCGACGCCAACCTCAACCTGACCGTTGACGAGGGAGTCCAGGTCGCCAAGTACTTCCTGAGGCAGATGGCACAGCCATTCCACCGG gaGGATCAGCTGGGCCTGTCCCTGCTCAGCCTGGAGCAGCTGGAGTCGGAGGAGACGCTGCGGAGGATAGAGCAGATCGCTCAGCAGCTGtag
- the KLC3 gene encoding kinesin light chain 3 isoform X1, producing MSVKVAAPGSMGLGPEHLSPEELVQQTRQVVQGLEALRAEHRGLAGHLAETLAGQGPVAGLELLEEKQEVVSHSLEAIELGLGEAQVLLALSAHVGALEAEKQRLRAQARRLAQENAWLREELEETQQRLRASEEAVAQLEEEKSHLQFLGQLRQYDPPAESQQPESPHQQDSLASLFPSEEEERKGPEAAGAISAQQGGYEIPARLRTLHNLVLQYTGQGRYEVAAPLCRQALEDLERSSGHCHPDVATMLNILALVYRDQNKYKEATDLLHDALQIREQTLGREHPAVAATLNNLAVLYGKRGRYQEAEPLCQRALEIREKVLGANHPDVAKQLNNLALLCQNQGKFEEVERHYGRALSIYKALGGPHDPNVAKTKNNLASAYLKQNKYQEAEELYKEILSREALPAPLGAPNTGTAGDAKQQTFRRSSSFSKLRESIRRGSEKLVSRLRGEGVVGAAGMKRAMSLNMLNMDGSRAAGNQFPSRHLGEASRTLSASTQDLGPP from the exons ATGTCCGTGAAGGTGGCGGCCCCGGGAAGCATGGGGCTGGGCCCAGAGCACCTGAGCCCTGAGGAGCTGGTGCAACAGACGCGACAAGTGGTACAGGGGCTGGAGGCCCTGCGGGCAGAGCACCGGGGCCTGGCCGGGCACCTGGCGGAGACCCTGGCAGGACAGGGCCCGGTGGCTGGCCTGGAGCTGCTGGAAGAAAAGCAGGAGGTGGTGAGCCACTCACTGGAGGCCATCGAGCTGGGGCTGGGTGAGGCCCAG GTGCTGCTGGCCCTGTCGGCACACGTGGGCGCGCTGGAGGCTGAGAAGCAGCGGCTGCGAGCGCAGGCCCGGCGGCTGgcccaggagaacgcatggcTGCGGGAAGAGCTGGAGGAGACGCAGCAGCGGCTGCGGGCCAGCGAGGAGGCTGTGGCCCagctggaggaggagaagagcCACCTGCAGTTCCTGGGGCAGCTGCGGCAGTATGACCCGCCGGCGGAGAGCCAG CAGCCCGAGTCCCCCCATCAGCAGGACAGCCTGGCTTCCCTGTTCCCCagtgaggaggaggagaggaaag GTCCCGAGGCAGCGGGGGCCATCTCTGCTCAGCAGGGTGGCTACGAGATCCCGGCCCGCCTTCGGACCCTGCACAACCTCGTGCTCCAGTACACGGGGCAGGGCCGCTACGAGGTGGCTGCACCGCTGTGCCGCCAGGCCTTAGAGGATCTGGAGCGGAGCTCGGGCCACTGCCACCCTGACGTGGCCACCATGCTCAACATCCTGGCGCTGGTGTACCG GGACCAGAACAAGTACAAAGAGGCCACAGACCTTCTCCACGACGCCCTGCAGATCCGGGAGCAGACACTGGGCCGGGAGCACCCCGCG GTGGCCGCCACCCTCAACAACCTGGCCGTCCTCTACGGGAAGCGTGGGCGTTACCAGGAGGCGGAGCCCCTGTGCCAGCGCGCCCTGGAGATCCGTGAGAAG GTCCTGGGCGCCAACCACCCGGACGTGGCCAAGCAGCTCAACAACCTGGCCCTGCTGTGTCAGAACCAGGGCAAGTTCGAGGAGGTGGAGCGGCACTACGGCCGGGCCCTGAGCATCTACAAGGCCCTAGGCGGGCCTCACGACCCCAATGTGGCCAAGACCAAGAACAACCTG GCCTCAGCCTACCTGAAACAGAACAAGTACCAGGAGGCGGAGGAACTGTACAAAGAAATCCTCAGCAGGGaggccctgcctgcccctctcg GAGCCCCCAACACAGGCACAGCCGGTGACGCAAAGCAGCAG ACTTTTCGTCGGAGCAGCTCGTTCTCCAAGCTCCGAGAGTCCATCCGGCGGGGAAGTGAGAAGCTGGTCTCCCGGCTCCGAGGCGAGGGGGTGGTGGGGGCAGCCGG GATGAAGAGGGCCATGTCACTCAACATGCTGAACATGGATGGTTCCAGGGCTGCTGGGAACCAG TTCCCCAGCCGGCACCTGGGCGAGGCCTCTCGGACCCTCAGCGCCAGCACCCAGGACCTGGGCCCCCCCTGA
- the KLC3 gene encoding kinesin light chain 3 isoform X2: MSVKVAAPGSMGLGPEHLSPEELVQQTRQVVQGLEALRAEHRGLAGHLAETLAGQGPVAGLELLEEKQEVVSHSLEAIELGLGEAQVLLALSAHVGALEAEKQRLRAQARRLAQENAWLREELEETQQRLRASEEAVAQLEEEKSHLQFLGQLRQYDPPAESQQPESPHQQDSLASLFPSEEEERKGPEAAGAISAQQGGYEIPARLRTLHNLVLQYTGQGRYEVAAPLCRQALEDLERSSGHCHPDVATMLNILALVYRDQNKYKEATDLLHDALQIREQTLGREHPAVAATLNNLAVLYGKRGRYQEAEPLCQRALEIREKVLGANHPDVAKQLNNLALLCQNQGKFEEVERHYGRALSIYKALGGPHDPNVAKTKNNLASAYLKQNKYQEAEELYKEILSREALPAPLGEPPAPPLSPRGLLSLPTTMAPSVPQEPPTQAQPVTQSSRLFVGAARSPSSESPSGGEVRSWSPGSEARGWWGQPGECWVRLVAESVAHPSPCPAQEPSMAPISPATHTIKPGAGVVPPRVGARHSWAHLCPTHQPSFVG, from the exons ATGTCCGTGAAGGTGGCGGCCCCGGGAAGCATGGGGCTGGGCCCAGAGCACCTGAGCCCTGAGGAGCTGGTGCAACAGACGCGACAAGTGGTACAGGGGCTGGAGGCCCTGCGGGCAGAGCACCGGGGCCTGGCCGGGCACCTGGCGGAGACCCTGGCAGGACAGGGCCCGGTGGCTGGCCTGGAGCTGCTGGAAGAAAAGCAGGAGGTGGTGAGCCACTCACTGGAGGCCATCGAGCTGGGGCTGGGTGAGGCCCAG GTGCTGCTGGCCCTGTCGGCACACGTGGGCGCGCTGGAGGCTGAGAAGCAGCGGCTGCGAGCGCAGGCCCGGCGGCTGgcccaggagaacgcatggcTGCGGGAAGAGCTGGAGGAGACGCAGCAGCGGCTGCGGGCCAGCGAGGAGGCTGTGGCCCagctggaggaggagaagagcCACCTGCAGTTCCTGGGGCAGCTGCGGCAGTATGACCCGCCGGCGGAGAGCCAG CAGCCCGAGTCCCCCCATCAGCAGGACAGCCTGGCTTCCCTGTTCCCCagtgaggaggaggagaggaaag GTCCCGAGGCAGCGGGGGCCATCTCTGCTCAGCAGGGTGGCTACGAGATCCCGGCCCGCCTTCGGACCCTGCACAACCTCGTGCTCCAGTACACGGGGCAGGGCCGCTACGAGGTGGCTGCACCGCTGTGCCGCCAGGCCTTAGAGGATCTGGAGCGGAGCTCGGGCCACTGCCACCCTGACGTGGCCACCATGCTCAACATCCTGGCGCTGGTGTACCG GGACCAGAACAAGTACAAAGAGGCCACAGACCTTCTCCACGACGCCCTGCAGATCCGGGAGCAGACACTGGGCCGGGAGCACCCCGCG GTGGCCGCCACCCTCAACAACCTGGCCGTCCTCTACGGGAAGCGTGGGCGTTACCAGGAGGCGGAGCCCCTGTGCCAGCGCGCCCTGGAGATCCGTGAGAAG GTCCTGGGCGCCAACCACCCGGACGTGGCCAAGCAGCTCAACAACCTGGCCCTGCTGTGTCAGAACCAGGGCAAGTTCGAGGAGGTGGAGCGGCACTACGGCCGGGCCCTGAGCATCTACAAGGCCCTAGGCGGGCCTCACGACCCCAATGTGGCCAAGACCAAGAACAACCTG GCCTCAGCCTACCTGAAACAGAACAAGTACCAGGAGGCGGAGGAACTGTACAAAGAAATCCTCAGCAGGGaggccctgcctgcccctctcggtgagcccccagcccctcccctctcccccaggggGCTCCTCAGCCTCCCCACCACAATGGCCCCATCTGTTCCCCAGGAGCCCCCAACACAGGCACAGCCGGTGACGCAAAGCAGCAG ACTTTTCGTCGGAGCAGCTCGTTCTCCAAGCTCCGAGAGTCCATCCGGCGGGGAAGTGAGAAGCTGGTCTCCCGGCTCCGAGGCGAGGGGGTGGTGGGGGCAGCCGGGTGAGTGTTGGGTCAGGTTGGTGGCCGAATCTGTAGCCCACCCCTCTCCCTGTCCTGCTCAAGAACCTTCCATGGCTCCCATCTCCCCTGCCACACATACAATCAAACCTGGCGCTGGAGTGGTCCCTCCCAGGGTGGGAGCCAGACACTCCTGGGCTCACTTGTGCCCCACCCACCAACCTTCCTTTGTAGGATGA